The following are encoded together in the Brassica napus cultivar Da-Ae chromosome A9, Da-Ae, whole genome shotgun sequence genome:
- the LOC106349195 gene encoding uncharacterized protein LOC106349195 isoform X2, which translates to MGITILLLDELDSVIHGFIPANRASHYRSDLKTGSIVRLDRFEVARVAHMYKITEHQFLIRFIASTRIVEVQTDAPVIKFDKFMVRHHDHLQVLANTNLELPDVVGEIQSVQGSDLKNNAATSRVVVRFLIERNVTVYFSLWDEAASTFRGFLKAEDKSNSVMLVTTVNPKLFGGSMYLNSTQGTKFFFDTSIPEITKFVSSVGATTAQAYTCVDTLQGINKKELVSIGDLNSFISNSNEQTQEADFLCKAQIVSVIQENGWSFVSCTGCHKKMEKRGTSLICSRCETPDVTGVVRFRVELAVDDGKDSATFVVFDKEMTKLTKREAAVLALDEDSNGGEDYLPSCLEELTGKELVFQIRVTPFNFTPKHRTFTVSTITEEITMENHSKEHIGNTLPNRGGDLGLAASSSGPSVLGDKIGENADAEKKRKRGRE; encoded by the exons ATGGGCATAACGATTCTCCTCCTCGATGAATTG GACTCTGTTATTCACGGATTCATACCCGCTAACCGTGCCAGTCACTACCGGAGCGATTTGAAAACTGGTTCTATTGTCAGATTGGACCGCTTTGAAGTTGCGCGTGTGGCTCACATGTACAAGATCACAGAACATCAGTTCTTGATCCGGTTCATCGCTTCAACGCGTATTGTTGAGGTCCAAACGGATGCTCCTGTGATCAAGTTCGACAAGTTCATGGTGAGGCATCACGATCATCTTCAAGTGCTTGCGAACACCAACCTTGAGCTTCCAG ATGTGGTGGGTGAAATACAGTCCGTGCAGGGATCCGACCTCAAGAACAATGCAGCCACGAGCAGGGTCGTCGTCCGCTTCTTAATCGAACG GAATGTAACTGTCTACTTTTCTTTGTGGGATGAGGCTGCATCAACCTTTAGGGGCTTCTTGAAAGCAGAAGACAAATCGAACTCCGTAATGTTGGTGACCACAGTTAATCCTAAACTGTTTGGAG GGAGTATGTATTTGAACTCCACACAAGGAACTAAGTTCTTCTTTGACACCAGCATCCCTGAGATAACAAAGTTTGTCAGCAG TGTTGGAGCTACAACAGCGCAGGCTTACACTTGTGTGGACACTCTCCAAGGAATCAATAAGAAGGAGCTTGTCTCAATAGGGGATCTCAACTCCTTCATCTCCAACTCCAATGAACAG ACCCAAGAAGCAGATTTTCTCTGCAAGGCCCAGATTGTTAGTGTGATCCAGGAGAATGGGTGGTCCTTTGTGTCTTGCACGGGTTGCCACAAAAAAATGGAGAAACGTGGGACTTCCCTGATCTGCAGCCGATGTGAAACTCCTGACGTGACGGGTGTTGTCAG GTTCCGTGTTGAGCTTGCTGTTGATGATGGCAAAGATAGCGCCacctttgttgtctttgatAAGGAGATGACCAAACTTACCAAACGTGAAGCTGCTGTTCTTGCCCTGGATGAG GATTCAAACGGTGGAGAGGACTATCTCCCAAGTTGTCTTGAAGAGCTAACAGGAAAGGAGTTAGTGTTTCAAATCCGTGTCACACCTTTCAACTTCACTCCCAAACACCGTACCTTCACTGTCTCCACCATTACTGAAGAGATCACAATGGAGAACCATAGCAAG GAACACATTGGAAACACTCTTCCAAACCGTGGAGGTGACTTAGGATTGGCAGCTTCGTCTTCGGGCCCGTCTGTTTTGGGAGACAAGATTGGAGAGAATGCAGACGCTGAGAAGAAACGCAAGCGTGGCCGTGAGTAA
- the LOC106349195 gene encoding uncharacterized protein LOC106349195 isoform X1: MALLITSSNDETHSPHQLQTLTPPSPTPRSILFASEEPLSPLLLASSAFGTPVTILLLDELDSVIHGFIPANRASHYRSDLKTGSIVRLDRFEVARVAHMYKITEHQFLIRFIASTRIVEVQTDAPVIKFDKFMVRHHDHLQVLANTNLELPDVVGEIQSVQGSDLKNNAATSRVVVRFLIERNVTVYFSLWDEAASTFRGFLKAEDKSNSVMLVTTVNPKLFGGSMYLNSTQGTKFFFDTSIPEITKFVSSVGATTAQAYTCVDTLQGINKKELVSIGDLNSFISNSNEQTQEADFLCKAQIVSVIQENGWSFVSCTGCHKKMEKRGTSLICSRCETPDVTGVVRFRVELAVDDGKDSATFVVFDKEMTKLTKREAAVLALDEDSNGGEDYLPSCLEELTGKELVFQIRVTPFNFTPKHRTFTVSTITEEITMENHSKEHIGNTLPNRGGDLGLAASSSGPSVLGDKIGENADAEKKRKRGRE, from the exons ATGGCTCTGCTAATCACGTCCTCTAACGACGAAACGCATTCTCCTCAT CAGCTCCAGACGCTAACGCCGCCGTCGCCTACTCCACGTTCGATTCTCTTCGCCTCGGAAGAGCCGCTCAGTCCGTTGTTGCTCGCGTCATCCGCTTTTGGGACTCCCGTAAC GATTCTCCTCCTCGATGAATTG GACTCTGTTATTCACGGATTCATACCCGCTAACCGTGCCAGTCACTACCGGAGCGATTTGAAAACTGGTTCTATTGTCAGATTGGACCGCTTTGAAGTTGCGCGTGTGGCTCACATGTACAAGATCACAGAACATCAGTTCTTGATCCGGTTCATCGCTTCAACGCGTATTGTTGAGGTCCAAACGGATGCTCCTGTGATCAAGTTCGACAAGTTCATGGTGAGGCATCACGATCATCTTCAAGTGCTTGCGAACACCAACCTTGAGCTTCCAG ATGTGGTGGGTGAAATACAGTCCGTGCAGGGATCCGACCTCAAGAACAATGCAGCCACGAGCAGGGTCGTCGTCCGCTTCTTAATCGAACG GAATGTAACTGTCTACTTTTCTTTGTGGGATGAGGCTGCATCAACCTTTAGGGGCTTCTTGAAAGCAGAAGACAAATCGAACTCCGTAATGTTGGTGACCACAGTTAATCCTAAACTGTTTGGAG GGAGTATGTATTTGAACTCCACACAAGGAACTAAGTTCTTCTTTGACACCAGCATCCCTGAGATAACAAAGTTTGTCAGCAG TGTTGGAGCTACAACAGCGCAGGCTTACACTTGTGTGGACACTCTCCAAGGAATCAATAAGAAGGAGCTTGTCTCAATAGGGGATCTCAACTCCTTCATCTCCAACTCCAATGAACAG ACCCAAGAAGCAGATTTTCTCTGCAAGGCCCAGATTGTTAGTGTGATCCAGGAGAATGGGTGGTCCTTTGTGTCTTGCACGGGTTGCCACAAAAAAATGGAGAAACGTGGGACTTCCCTGATCTGCAGCCGATGTGAAACTCCTGACGTGACGGGTGTTGTCAG GTTCCGTGTTGAGCTTGCTGTTGATGATGGCAAAGATAGCGCCacctttgttgtctttgatAAGGAGATGACCAAACTTACCAAACGTGAAGCTGCTGTTCTTGCCCTGGATGAG GATTCAAACGGTGGAGAGGACTATCTCCCAAGTTGTCTTGAAGAGCTAACAGGAAAGGAGTTAGTGTTTCAAATCCGTGTCACACCTTTCAACTTCACTCCCAAACACCGTACCTTCACTGTCTCCACCATTACTGAAGAGATCACAATGGAGAACCATAGCAAG GAACACATTGGAAACACTCTTCCAAACCGTGGAGGTGACTTAGGATTGGCAGCTTCGTCTTCGGGCCCGTCTGTTTTGGGAGACAAGATTGGAGAGAATGCAGACGCTGAGAAGAAACGCAAGCGTGGCCGTGAGTAA